A single genomic interval of Pseudomonadota bacterium harbors:
- a CDS encoding carboxymuconolactone decarboxylase family protein, with translation MDNKFDIGLAQRKATLGAEYVEKNLAAADDFTRPFQEAMTAWCWGFGWGDDAIDAKTRSMMNLAMIGALGKMHEWEIHCNGALNNGVSTEEIRAIIHVVGIYCGVPQSLECFRVARKVLEERGAL, from the coding sequence GTGGATAACAAATTCGACATCGGCCTGGCCCAGCGAAAGGCCACCCTCGGCGCCGAGTACGTGGAAAAGAACCTCGCAGCGGCCGACGATTTCACGCGCCCCTTCCAGGAGGCGATGACGGCCTGGTGTTGGGGTTTTGGCTGGGGCGACGACGCGATCGACGCGAAGACACGCTCGATGATGAACCTCGCGATGATCGGGGCGTTGGGCAAAATGCACGAGTGGGAGATCCACTGCAACGGCGCCCTCAACAACGGTGTCAGCACCGAGGAGATCCGCGCGATCATCCACGTGGTCGGCATCTATTGCGGCGTGCCGCAGTCGCTCGAGTGTTTTCGGGTCGCACGCAAGGTGTTGGAGGAGCGCGGCGCACTCTAG
- a CDS encoding aminotransferase class V-fold PLP-dependent enzyme, giving the protein MRPVIDRLRREREQPELLRQAGAYGAAYLEQVDARRVYPDDDAVAALTGFQEPLPTDGTPAASVLDALHTLGSPGTVAQLGGRYFGMVNGGVLPAALAARVLGDHWDQNPALYALSPTVATLEDVCETWLNTLLDLPENTTLGVVSGSSIAIFAALAAARWRLLQNAGWDINARGLWGAPRLRVITSSHTHGTVKKAIALLGFGLDGVEWVEVDAEGRLDLAHLPELDAHCLVILQAGNVNSGAFDPFDTVCDRARAAGAWVHIDGAFGLWAAANPAMADLTRGMALANSWSADGHKTLNTPYDSGLVFSADREALVGALQLSGDYVVWGSARDNMLYTPEMSRRARGVELWAALKSLGRAGVAELVQSLHERAVQFADALPATGLQVLNDVVFNQVLVCADSDAETDALIAALQRSGECWVGGSSWFGRRVMRISVCNWCTTAEDVSRTVDAMRRALQDLRS; this is encoded by the coding sequence ATGCGACCCGTGATTGACCGACTCCGCCGCGAGCGCGAACAACCCGAACTCTTGCGGCAAGCCGGTGCCTACGGTGCCGCCTACCTTGAGCAGGTCGACGCCCGGCGTGTCTACCCCGACGACGACGCCGTGGCCGCACTGACCGGTTTTCAAGAACCCCTGCCAACCGACGGCACACCCGCCGCGTCTGTGCTCGACGCCCTGCACACGCTCGGCTCACCCGGCACGGTGGCCCAACTCGGCGGCCGTTATTTCGGCATGGTCAACGGCGGTGTGCTGCCCGCGGCGCTCGCCGCCCGCGTGCTCGGCGACCACTGGGACCAGAACCCGGCCCTCTACGCGCTCTCACCGACCGTTGCAACGCTCGAGGACGTGTGCGAAACCTGGCTGAACACGCTGCTGGACCTGCCCGAAAACACCACACTCGGCGTGGTCAGCGGCAGCTCGATTGCGATTTTCGCCGCCCTGGCAGCCGCGCGCTGGCGCCTGCTCCAGAACGCGGGGTGGGATATCAACGCCCGTGGCCTCTGGGGTGCCCCCAGGCTGCGGGTGATCACCAGCAGCCACACGCACGGCACGGTCAAGAAAGCCATCGCGCTGCTCGGCTTCGGCCTCGACGGTGTGGAATGGGTCGAGGTCGACGCCGAGGGACGCCTCGATCTGGCCCACTTGCCGGAACTCGACGCGCACTGCCTCGTTATTTTGCAAGCCGGGAACGTCAATTCCGGCGCCTTCGACCCGTTCGACACCGTCTGCGACCGCGCACGCGCCGCGGGCGCCTGGGTGCACATCGACGGTGCCTTCGGGCTCTGGGCGGCGGCCAATCCGGCAATGGCGGACCTCACCCGTGGCATGGCGCTGGCGAACAGCTGGTCAGCTGACGGTCACAAAACACTCAATACCCCTTACGACAGCGGGCTGGTTTTCAGCGCCGATCGCGAGGCCCTGGTCGGCGCGCTTCAGCTGTCGGGTGACTACGTCGTGTGGGGCAGCGCGCGGGACAACATGCTGTACACCCCCGAGATGTCGCGGCGCGCCCGCGGCGTGGAACTGTGGGCGGCATTGAAGTCACTGGGCCGCGCGGGTGTCGCCGAACTCGTGCAGTCCCTGCACGAGCGGGCTGTCCAGTTTGCCGACGCCCTGCCTGCGACGGGGCTGCAGGTGTTGAACGACGTGGTGTTCAATCAGGTGTTGGTGTGCGCCGACTCGGACGCGGAAACCGACGCGCTGATCGCCGCCCTGCAACGCAGTGGCGAGTGCTGGGTCGGCGGGTCGAGCTGGTTTGGGCGGCGCGTGATGCGCATCAGTGTGTGCAACTGGTGTACGACCGCCGAGGATGTCAGCCGTACGGTCGACGCGATGCGCCGCGCGCTGCAGGACCTGCGGTCCTAG
- a CDS encoding queuosine precursor transporter, which translates to MNRTILFAVAAMAAVVVVSNILVQHLLGDWLTWGAFTYPFAFLVTDLSNRRFGATIARRVVFAGFLVGVACSLVGSQIHGEFGPLVTLRIALASGLAFLTAQLVDVGVFNRLRDGSWWRAPLASTLVGSSLDTALFFSIAFASAFSFLEPGNDVSWANEMLPVLGVGPVAPLWVSLAVADFGVKLGLALIALGPYRAVSARWQVRAA; encoded by the coding sequence ATGAACCGAACCATCCTGTTTGCCGTCGCTGCCATGGCGGCGGTGGTCGTCGTCTCGAACATCCTGGTCCAGCACCTCCTGGGTGACTGGCTCACCTGGGGCGCGTTTACGTATCCGTTCGCTTTCCTCGTGACCGACCTCTCCAACCGGCGCTTCGGCGCAACGATTGCGCGTCGTGTGGTCTTCGCCGGCTTTCTGGTGGGTGTGGCGTGTTCGCTGGTTGGCAGTCAGATCCACGGCGAATTCGGGCCGCTGGTGACTTTGCGCATCGCGCTGGCGTCCGGCCTCGCCTTCCTGACCGCGCAGCTTGTCGACGTCGGCGTGTTCAACCGGCTGCGCGACGGCTCCTGGTGGCGCGCGCCGCTGGCGTCGACGTTGGTGGGTTCGTCGCTCGACACCGCCCTGTTCTTCAGCATCGCCTTTGCCTCGGCGTTCAGCTTCCTAGAGCCCGGCAACGACGTTAGTTGGGCCAATGAGATGCTGCCGGTGCTCGGCGTCGGACCGGTCGCGCCGCTCTGGGTGTCGCTCGCCGTCGCGGATTTCGGTGTCAAACTCGGCCTGGCGTTGATCGCGCTCGGCCCGTACCGCGCGGTCAGTGCGCGCTGGCAGGTGCGGGCCGCCTGA
- a CDS encoding GNAT family N-acetyltransferase codes for MDIAQDRRLDAADVIALLESHLEDMRAISPPESVHALNLDALRAPDIRFWTARDDAGQLMGCGALKRHDSTLGEIKSMRTHPDHRRKGVAAALLVHALSAARDDGLRTVKLETGSTQHFEPARALYAAHGFEPCGPFADYTDEPHSAYMGINL; via the coding sequence ATGGACATCGCACAGGACCGCCGTCTCGACGCCGCGGACGTGATTGCCTTGCTCGAGTCACACCTCGAGGACATGCGCGCGATCTCACCGCCCGAGAGCGTGCACGCCCTCAACCTCGATGCCTTGCGTGCACCCGACATCCGGTTCTGGACGGCGCGGGACGACGCCGGCCAACTCATGGGCTGTGGCGCACTCAAACGGCACGACAGCACACTCGGCGAGATCAAGTCCATGCGCACCCACCCCGACCACCGTCGCAAGGGCGTTGCCGCTGCCCTGCTCGTGCACGCTCTCTCGGCGGCGCGGGACGACGGCCTGCGCACGGTCAAACTGGAAACCGGATCGACCCAGCACTTCGAACCGGCGCGCGCACTGTACGCCGCGCACGGGTTCGAACCGTGCGGCCCCTTTGCCGACTACACCGACGAACCGCACAGCGCGTACATGGGAATCAACCTGTAG
- a CDS encoding response regulator encodes MTDQTTLLYVEDNEADVLMLKHLLARHRTAAHITIDVATSAADAIATFDADRHAAVLVDWALPDGTGADVGEHVRARSADTPLIYLSGIQSARAIEASHRLSRCAFVKKGHTTDYVEAILALLPR; translated from the coding sequence ATGACTGACCAGACAACCCTGCTGTACGTCGAAGACAACGAAGCCGATGTGTTGATGTTGAAGCACCTGCTGGCACGCCACCGCACCGCAGCCCACATCACCATCGACGTTGCCACCAGTGCCGCTGATGCCATCGCAACCTTTGACGCCGATCGACACGCGGCTGTGTTGGTCGATTGGGCGTTGCCCGATGGCACCGGTGCCGACGTCGGTGAGCACGTACGTGCACGCTCTGCGGACACACCGCTCATCTACCTCAGTGGCATCCAGTCGGCCCGAGCCATCGAAGCATCCCACCGGCTGTCCCGCTGTGCTTTCGTCAAGAAGGGCCACACGACAGACTACGTCGAAGCGATTCTGGCTCTGCTTCCGCGCTGA
- a CDS encoding DUF3429 domain-containing protein — protein sequence MLNSLSRLSDCPQPAKLLGVAGLLPFVASAGALWWFDGALWQVAQTALLVYGAVILSFLGGVRWGVALRTADGDWIPWLLSVAPSVWAWFAVLLGGAAGLLLLVIGFVAQWRYDLRAVASEALPAWFGPLRSLLTAGATASLAVGAVALWV from the coding sequence ATGCTGAATTCGCTGTCTCGCCTGTCTGATTGCCCGCAACCCGCCAAGCTGCTCGGCGTGGCGGGGTTGCTGCCCTTCGTGGCCAGCGCGGGCGCACTCTGGTGGTTTGATGGGGCCTTGTGGCAGGTGGCGCAGACCGCTCTCCTGGTGTACGGCGCCGTGATACTGAGTTTTCTCGGTGGCGTACGGTGGGGCGTGGCGTTGCGAACGGCCGACGGCGACTGGATACCGTGGTTGTTGAGCGTGGCGCCGAGCGTGTGGGCGTGGTTTGCCGTGCTGCTCGGTGGGGCCGCGGGGTTGCTGTTGCTCGTGATCGGCTTCGTGGCGCAATGGCGGTACGACCTGCGCGCCGTGGCAAGCGAGGCATTGCCCGCCTGGTTTGGCCCACTGCGCTCACTGCTGACGGCTGGCGCGACTGCAAGCCTGGCCGTCGGGGCTGTCGCGCTCTGGGTCTGA
- a CDS encoding response regulator — translation MTHLEPLSHVLLVDDGDVDLIVYQRIIARTGLADTVVACNSAERALEHLREPGRAPVDLTLLDVNMPRLDGFDFLDRVAAEWGVTALGRVVIMLTTPLSAPHRARAKRHGIIDRFVDKPLSEAQFSAIVRDARSRCR, via the coding sequence ATGACCCACCTCGAACCGCTCTCACACGTGCTGTTGGTCGACGACGGCGACGTCGACCTGATCGTGTACCAGCGCATCATCGCGAGAACCGGACTCGCCGACACCGTGGTCGCGTGCAACAGCGCCGAGCGCGCGCTCGAACACCTGCGCGAACCCGGACGGGCGCCGGTGGACCTCACGCTGCTGGACGTCAACATGCCGCGGCTCGATGGCTTTGATTTCCTCGACAGGGTGGCTGCGGAGTGGGGTGTGACGGCGTTGGGCCGGGTGGTCATCATGCTGACCACGCCGCTCAGCGCACCGCACCGTGCGCGTGCGAAACGCCATGGCATCATCGACCGGTTCGTGGATAAACCCCTGAGCGAAGCGCAGTTCTCGGCGATTGTCCGCGACGCGCGGTCGCGTTGCCGCTGA
- the dctP gene encoding TRAP transporter substrate-binding protein DctP, with translation MRPSTPLGMIALCALQFTVTATAAETAVLNVADSLSVTGNIQQHREAPFFAGLAETAAIERDVRYAAIDTLELDPAETLDLLQNGVVDIASIGIAAIAKRDPVFLGLDLVGMVTDYATARTAAEAYAPVLASHLEERYQVHLLGLWPFGPQVLFCDSEVSGLDDVAGRTVRVYDPNLGAALEHLGAHPVLIKFAEVERAFELDLINCAITGPSSANTAGWVAHSQSTLPLGFQIAFNAYGISTAAWEAFTPGEQQRLSATFDTYLDAVWAYSESLYDDALRCNVGASPCTTVPRADLQSVSPTDADRATVHTLVTDVSLPNWLDDCHETKPDCESLWRNSVGAALGLN, from the coding sequence ATGAGACCATCGACACCCCTCGGAATGATCGCGCTGTGTGCGCTCCAGTTCACCGTGACTGCGACCGCAGCCGAAACCGCCGTATTGAACGTCGCGGACAGCCTGTCCGTGACCGGCAACATTCAGCAACACCGGGAAGCGCCGTTCTTTGCCGGCCTGGCCGAGACGGCTGCGATCGAACGTGACGTGCGCTACGCCGCCATTGACACGCTCGAGCTCGACCCGGCAGAGACCCTCGACCTGCTGCAAAACGGTGTAGTCGACATTGCGTCGATCGGCATCGCCGCAATCGCGAAACGGGACCCGGTGTTCCTCGGCCTCGACCTGGTCGGCATGGTCACCGACTACGCGACGGCTCGCACTGCGGCGGAGGCCTATGCCCCGGTGCTCGCTTCGCACCTCGAAGAGCGGTACCAGGTGCACCTGCTTGGCTTGTGGCCCTTCGGCCCGCAGGTGCTCTTCTGCGACAGCGAGGTCAGCGGCCTCGACGACGTGGCTGGGCGCACCGTGCGCGTGTACGACCCCAACCTCGGCGCCGCACTCGAACACCTCGGCGCGCACCCGGTGCTGATCAAATTCGCCGAAGTGGAGCGCGCTTTCGAACTCGACCTGATCAACTGCGCGATAACCGGTCCGAGCTCGGCGAACACGGCCGGCTGGGTCGCCCATTCGCAAAGCACACTGCCACTGGGTTTTCAGATCGCGTTCAACGCCTACGGCATCAGCACAGCCGCGTGGGAGGCCTTCACGCCCGGCGAACAACAGCGGTTGAGTGCCACGTTTGACACCTATCTCGACGCCGTGTGGGCCTACTCCGAGAGCCTGTACGACGACGCGTTGCGCTGCAACGTGGGGGCGTCTCCATGCACCACTGTCCCACGCGCCGATTTGCAGAGCGTGTCGCCGACCGACGCCGACCGCGCCACGGTGCACACGCTGGTCACCGACGTGTCCCTGCCCAACTGGCTGGACGACTGCCACGAGACCAAACCGGACTGCGAGTCACTCTGGCGCAACAGCGTCGGCGCCGCGCTCGGCCTGAACTGA
- a CDS encoding ATP-binding protein: MYAPHSLRRQLRGAYVAVAVLTAICAVAAVATALVSQRVIGRAMDHEIPQLQRVHALSNLVDKAISHVFFELSAQDRAAFDTVSARWQDIAQPMTAVLAAFNDEYNADLTASIRERLSELQSTRNAINFAVNERLHFQQQQQDAVRLLGRTRLDILQVIDTLAEITHVDAHHNAQHRQLDELKRIVESYAPTLLALPTESRVLQIELARVRTRSFVLDATATLQGLPDKPVAFLKRGFRVIQDLGDGEEAIPALRLAELDINARAAILRNNARHLADRIQADLARLLASADQRLQAHVVASGNTTWQLAALVSVLAIVSLVSVAWFQTEYLEKRLVRPLASLSQHIQAFEHGGTVPPLPTLPDNEVRALAHTFQAAAEQKAAHEARLDAQNRELTALNAQLSNANREQFEFSYAVSHDLKSPINTLSMLLNELDAIDPHTEPATHAHFLTECNNTLDRMRQLIEGVLRYASTVENRQAREHVDLDAILVEVLDDLSADIRSAGARITHAPLGQVQGNPFQLRMLMQNLIANAVKFRHAERAPEIAVRAVQPGTDAVVFEVADNGIGIDPAHHDTVFSMFRRLHSESEFEGSGLGLAVCKRIASNHNGSISVGARAAGGSVFRVSLPARPLSSIPDTAPRRAA, encoded by the coding sequence ATGTACGCCCCACATTCCCTGCGCCGGCAGCTGCGCGGCGCGTATGTCGCGGTGGCCGTGCTGACGGCCATCTGTGCGGTTGCCGCGGTTGCGACAGCGCTGGTGTCGCAGCGGGTCATCGGCCGTGCCATGGACCACGAGATTCCGCAGCTGCAACGCGTGCATGCGCTCAGCAACCTCGTTGACAAGGCGATCAGCCACGTCTTCTTCGAGCTGTCAGCCCAGGACCGCGCGGCCTTCGACACCGTCTCGGCACGGTGGCAGGACATCGCACAGCCGATGACCGCGGTGCTTGCGGCGTTCAACGACGAATACAATGCCGACCTCACCGCGTCGATTCGCGAACGCCTGTCCGAACTTCAATCGACTCGAAACGCCATCAATTTCGCGGTCAACGAACGACTGCATTTCCAACAGCAGCAGCAGGATGCCGTGCGCTTGCTGGGCCGGACACGGCTGGACATCCTGCAAGTGATCGACACACTCGCCGAAATCACCCACGTCGATGCGCACCACAACGCCCAGCATCGGCAACTGGATGAACTCAAACGCATCGTCGAATCCTACGCGCCGACGCTGCTCGCGCTCCCCACCGAATCCCGCGTGTTGCAGATCGAATTGGCCCGCGTGCGGACACGCAGTTTCGTGCTCGACGCGACAGCCACACTGCAGGGCTTACCCGACAAACCGGTGGCCTTCCTGAAACGGGGTTTTCGGGTCATCCAGGACCTCGGCGACGGTGAGGAGGCGATCCCGGCGTTGCGCCTGGCCGAACTCGATATCAACGCCCGCGCAGCCATCCTGAGAAACAACGCGAGGCACTTGGCCGATCGCATTCAGGCGGACCTTGCCCGGCTGTTGGCCAGTGCAGATCAGCGCTTGCAGGCCCACGTGGTCGCCAGTGGCAACACCACCTGGCAGCTCGCGGCGCTGGTGAGCGTACTGGCGATTGTGAGCCTGGTCTCCGTCGCGTGGTTCCAGACCGAGTACCTGGAGAAGCGCCTGGTTCGACCGCTGGCCTCGCTCTCGCAACACATCCAGGCGTTCGAACACGGGGGCACCGTGCCGCCCCTGCCGACCTTGCCAGACAATGAGGTGCGCGCACTGGCCCACACCTTTCAAGCGGCCGCCGAGCAGAAGGCCGCGCACGAAGCCAGGCTCGATGCCCAGAACCGCGAGCTCACCGCGCTCAATGCCCAACTGTCCAACGCCAACCGCGAGCAGTTCGAGTTCAGCTACGCCGTGTCTCACGACCTGAAGTCGCCAATCAACACCCTGAGCATGCTGCTCAACGAACTGGATGCAATCGACCCGCACACCGAGCCCGCGACCCACGCGCACTTTCTCACCGAGTGCAACAACACCCTGGACCGCATGCGGCAACTGATCGAGGGTGTGCTGCGCTACGCGAGCACGGTGGAAAACCGCCAGGCCAGGGAACACGTGGATCTGGACGCCATCCTGGTGGAAGTGCTGGACGATCTCTCGGCGGACATCCGGTCCGCCGGTGCGCGCATCACGCACGCACCGCTGGGGCAGGTGCAGGGCAATCCCTTTCAACTGCGTATGCTGATGCAAAACCTGATTGCAAACGCGGTCAAGTTTCGCCACGCCGAGCGCGCACCCGAGATCGCGGTGCGCGCGGTGCAGCCCGGCACCGACGCCGTGGTGTTCGAAGTGGCTGACAACGGCATCGGCATAGACCCGGCACACCACGACACGGTGTTCAGCATGTTTCGCCGACTGCACAGCGAGTCCGAGTTCGAGGGTAGCGGTCTCGGGCTCGCCGTGTGCAAACGCATTGCGTCAAACCACAACGGCAGCATCTCGGTCGGCGCACGCGCCGCCGGCGGCAGCGTGTTTCGCGTCAGTTTGCCGGCCCGGCCGCTGTCGAGTATCCCGGACACGGCACCGCGCCGCGCCGCCTGA
- a CDS encoding PAS domain-containing protein codes for MHNFPAIDVLDCVQSPVFVLGTNHANRVIYTGVNRAACELLSASKDDIVGKTAVSLFGEEHGKPVYGRHVMAMCTGLPAAYDIAVAFSGRPLLLHTQLMPLRNREGDVVNILGTTQQMSSAYAQRDSQYQSHCVLDEAEQFIALAAHDLRAPIRNFTSIVDMLSESVDEPSAEQRSLVSLAQNLAETSYDNIDDIVTYAAASSVNHSFDEFNLAEVGRAVLVSIDPLCQHHLSCEDRWLYGDKLALELILRTLFSQVIKNNASTTVSVQVHVEPVSDTRFRVVYADTGVGFDDVDINHQNDTEFILKGGYGLSSIRRIVVERNGEFAIGNAQGDGGRHARFSLPGQVLFYPEQAVG; via the coding sequence ATGCACAACTTTCCAGCCATAGACGTCCTCGATTGCGTGCAGTCCCCTGTGTTCGTGTTGGGAACCAACCACGCGAATCGGGTCATCTACACCGGTGTCAACCGCGCGGCTTGCGAACTGCTGTCGGCCTCGAAGGATGACATCGTCGGCAAGACCGCCGTGAGTCTGTTTGGTGAGGAACACGGCAAACCTGTGTACGGCCGGCACGTCATGGCGATGTGCACCGGCCTCCCAGCGGCCTATGACATCGCCGTCGCGTTCTCGGGCCGCCCACTGCTGCTGCATACCCAGCTGATGCCCTTGCGCAACCGGGAGGGGGATGTGGTCAACATCCTCGGGACCACGCAACAGATGTCCTCGGCTTACGCGCAACGCGATTCACAGTATCAAAGCCATTGCGTGCTGGACGAGGCCGAACAGTTTATCGCGTTGGCCGCCCACGACTTGCGTGCGCCGATCCGAAATTTCACCAGCATTGTCGACATGCTGTCCGAGTCGGTCGATGAACCCAGCGCCGAGCAACGGTCGCTGGTGTCGTTGGCGCAGAACCTCGCCGAGACCTCCTACGACAACATCGACGACATCGTAACCTACGCTGCTGCGAGCTCGGTGAACCACAGCTTCGATGAGTTCAACCTCGCTGAGGTGGGTCGCGCCGTGTTGGTCTCGATCGACCCGCTGTGTCAACACCACTTGTCCTGTGAGGACCGTTGGCTCTACGGTGACAAGCTTGCGTTGGAGTTGATACTGCGGACACTGTTCTCTCAGGTGATCAAGAACAACGCGAGCACTACCGTGTCCGTGCAGGTGCACGTGGAGCCGGTCAGCGACACGCGCTTTCGGGTGGTGTACGCCGACACGGGTGTCGGTTTCGATGATGTCGACATCAACCACCAGAACGACACCGAGTTCATTCTCAAAGGCGGTTACGGGTTGTCATCGATCCGGCGCATCGTGGTGGAGCGGAACGGCGAATTCGCCATTGGGAACGCGCAGGGTGACGGCGGGCGCCACGCGCGTTTCAGCCTGCCGGGTCAGGTGTTGTTCTACCCCGAGCAGGCGGTGGGCTGA
- a CDS encoding cytochrome P450 has translation MTPLPAIDDFDLRALPNGFYENPYPWYRALQTREPVRRMPDGSVLLTRYADVQAVYKNPTVFSSDKTTEFKPKFGNSALFEHHTTSLVFNDPPLHSRVRRLIAGAMHPRAITDMAPGVVACVDALLDALEDRPEADLIADFAMQIPIEIIGNLLGIPPHDRGPLRGWSLAILGALEPRIDADTFDRGNRAVTDFTAYLDGLTAERRRTPGDPERDVLTRLIQGEAGDTLSLSELLQNCIFILNAGHETTTNLIGNGLVLLAQHGSQRAQLLAEPGLLSGTIDEILRLESSNQLGNRISTRDTEIAGHTLCAGTPVTLCIGAANRDPAQFADPDHFDLRRAPNRHLAFGSGIHQCAGINLAKLEGRVALGRFLQRFPNYRLDGQPTRSLRARFRGFSRIPCRLR, from the coding sequence ATGACACCGTTGCCAGCCATCGACGATTTCGACCTGCGCGCCCTGCCCAACGGGTTTTACGAGAACCCTTACCCCTGGTACCGGGCCTTGCAAACCCGGGAGCCGGTGCGGCGGATGCCGGATGGCAGTGTGCTGCTGACCCGGTACGCAGACGTTCAGGCGGTTTACAAGAACCCGACCGTGTTCAGCTCGGACAAGACCACCGAGTTCAAACCGAAGTTCGGCAATTCCGCGCTCTTTGAGCACCACACGACCAGCCTGGTGTTCAACGACCCGCCACTGCACTCGCGGGTTCGGCGACTGATTGCCGGCGCCATGCACCCCCGCGCGATCACCGACATGGCGCCCGGTGTCGTGGCCTGCGTCGACGCCCTGCTCGATGCCCTTGAGGATCGACCTGAGGCGGACCTGATCGCCGATTTCGCGATGCAGATTCCGATCGAGATCATCGGCAATCTGCTCGGCATCCCGCCGCACGATCGCGGCCCACTGCGCGGCTGGTCGCTCGCCATCCTGGGCGCGCTCGAACCGCGCATCGACGCAGACACCTTCGACCGCGGCAACCGGGCCGTGACCGACTTCACGGCCTACCTCGACGGACTGACTGCCGAGCGGCGTCGCACACCGGGCGACCCGGAACGCGACGTGCTGACCCGTCTCATCCAGGGCGAAGCCGGCGACACGCTGAGCCTCTCCGAGCTGCTGCAGAACTGTATCTTCATCCTCAACGCCGGACACGAGACCACCACCAACCTGATCGGCAACGGGCTGGTGCTGTTGGCGCAGCACGGCAGCCAACGCGCCCAGTTGCTCGCCGAGCCCGGGTTGCTCTCCGGCACAATCGACGAGATCCTGCGGCTGGAGAGTTCGAACCAACTGGGCAACCGCATCAGCACACGCGACACCGAGATCGCCGGCCACACCCTGTGTGCCGGCACACCGGTCACGCTGTGCATCGGCGCGGCCAACCGCGACCCAGCACAGTTCGCCGACCCCGATCACTTCGACCTGCGCCGCGCGCCCAACCGTCACCTGGCGTTCGGATCAGGCATTCACCAGTGCGCCGGTATCAACCTCGCCAAGCTGGAGGGCCGCGTCGCCCTCGGGCGTTTTCTGCAGCGCTTTCCGAACTACCGGCTGGACGGCCAGCCCACCCGCAGTCTGCGCGCCCGATTCCGCGGCTTCTCGCGCATCCCCTGTCGACTGCGCTGA